The DNA sequence ATTCAGAAGATTGTCCCACTCCAAGTAAGCCTCAAAAACGAAAAAGATTGGAAACCAACTGTAGGAATTCACCTCTTCCAGTACATTCTAAAAAGACTAGAAGTCACATTGTCACTGATAGTGAACCAATTGTGAATGGTAAATATAATGGAGAAGTCTGTGATGACTTCTCAGCAAGCTTCCCAGATCCCAGTGGTCACCAGGATCCCGTCAGCACAGCTGCTTCTGTGGAGCAGAGTGAGACTCTGGAGGCTGATGATGTGGTTGTGGCCGCTACAGAAGATCCTGCTACAGTTAGTGTCACATCCGAGCTGGAAATGCCAGCTAAGAGCAGATGTTTACCACTTTGTCAGACTCTGTGTGTCCAGTGGAAAAACACCCAGGCCCTGTGCTGGTTAGACTGTATCCTGTCAGCCCTGGTGCACTTGGAGGTGTTGAGGAAGACTGTGCTGGAGGCGTGCTCCAGGGAGGAGTGTGTATTTGGGAGGCTGTTTGAAATGTACCACCAAGCAGATGAGCTGCTGCACACCCATCACCTGCATGGCGTCACAGGTCTGTGCTACGTACTCTTCCTATTTGCTGTctctcagaatatggaaaaaaaGCCATGGGTAGTCATTGTTCTGTATGGAGACCTAGGCAGGGAACCTAGAGATAGTGCCAGTTACAGCTCATGACTGTCCCCAAAGCTGCCAGTAAAGAACACAGGGGCAGTGGTATTTTTTAGCTTGTCAGGGTGATCATAGTCATCACCTATAGATAGTCTGTAATCCGTCCAAGATCTGAAGTCTGTAAAAGTGAAACAACGAGAAGAAAGTCGTGGTAATAAATACTTAATTCCAGTCAGGTTTCTAcccacctgagttcagttcccagatagaagacacacaattttttatttataataagcctttaaagcaTTAGAGCTAGGCAGGCATtgaccctctatgctattagaatttATTTTCCCTTCAATAACCCTGGGTTATAATTcaccatgttccatctgggctgctcctaACTCCCAGTTGACCAGCCCttatggccatgttttcatgactcacctacatggtgtcttctttctcccccttctttcttctctccctcctggtcCTCCCTAGACACAAGCCTGTGAACTGAAAGCcccacctatctctcttctgcccagctataggctgatGGCATCAACTGTTGGTTGTTGAACCAGTAGTTTTAACTTAAGGAGtgaggtcacatagcatcacttggtgtatgtgaGGATTCTCTTGTCCCTGAGGCAACCGGGGCTAGGATTTAGCAGTAGACAATAAATAgagcagaccaaacctcaacagaagTAGTAATTCCCAACACCCTGCCCTTGGTGACTAGGTATATGCAAATGACTTGGGCAGCCTTGGATTTTTGTatctttgtgtttatatgtgtacatacacatatatttatacaaatggtctgtttgttttgctttgattttgagacagtatATTTCTGTGTTGCTCAAGCCAGCCTAGAAATTGCattcctcttgccttagcctctggCATGTACCATTGCATCCTATTTTAACTCCTCCAaattgcagggcagtggtggcacacacctttaatcccagcacttgggaggcagaggcagaagcaggtggatttctgagttcgaggccagcctggtctatagagtgagttccaggacagtctgggctacacagagaaaccctgtctgggggaaaaaaaaagaaagaaagaaaaagaaaaaagaaaagaaaagaaaaaattcctcCAAAATTGGATACCCAGGAATCTTAACTTCCACccagaaaagaattaaaatattctcAGGCCAATAAGATGGTTTagtggtaaaagtgcttgccaccaagcttgatgatcTGGTATCagttccccagaacccatacagTAGAAGCAGAAGAATGTCTCTGAAATCGTGGAGTCcacatccaccccacccccaagcacatgcgaatgaatgaatgaattagtaGTAGAAACACATCAGTACAGTCTTCTCTTGGTGTCTATGTAAGCTTAGCTCTAGGACGCCCTACAGACAGCAGGGTCCTCTGAAAGGAGCAGCATAATGCTTGTATAATACCAGTGTACATTGTCTCATATACTTCATATTGATTTAATGAAGTTTGATTTAATGATCTTCCTAGGCCTGTTGTACATGTTAAAGTCACATGCAACTTTTTTTCTACTCTGTGAAACTGAGATCAGTCCCAGGGCTTTGCATATGCTAAGCCCATCACTTGGATTTTAAGTCAACTCTAGAATACTTATTCCTAATGCAATGTAAATGTTGTGCAAATACTGATGATACTATGTAGCAATACTGATATGGAGATTTGCTTGTTTAGTCCAGCTGCTTTCCCTCTTGTATTTTCCTTCTGTGGGTGGTTGGGAATGGGATGTTGGAACCTGCTGGTTTGGAGGCCCTTTGTGTGGTTACTCACCTGGAAGTGGGAGTGTCAGTACTATTCCAGCAGTGTAGAAGATACCTTCCAATCCATGTAGTCTCTGAAAGTCTTGCTGTACATAAAGGTCTTCAGACGTGCGTGGCATCTCTCAGAATTGGAAGAGACAGATCTGTTAGATCTGTtgtctctgcttttttttccatttcctttgctttctgtgaAATACCTGTTTGTTCTATTGACTATCATGTTCTTATATCTGATACATACTCTTGGTTCTTCTCTGTTTGCAGTTGGTATTTTTACTTTAAGactgttttattacatttatttatttaatttgttagttattgtgtgtgtgtgtgtgtgtaggtcaaaggtCAACTTGGAGCTGAGTGTTCTCTTGCAGGCTTCtgttctctccaccatgtgggatctagggtcaaactcaggtcataggTTTGATtgccaagtgcctttaccctccGAGCCATTGTGCTGACCCTTTCTTACTTAAAGGATGTCTTGATCTACAAGAAATTAATTTATCTTTCCTTTAGAATCCAGTGATATTTGTGGCTTTTTAAGaacacttttccttttcttcatttagaaAGCCCTTCACTATGTTCTTTGAGAAGGCATAGTTTACTTTCTAGCATTGAAAtcctttttatacattttaaaatgacatttgtgtgtgtgcatgcttgcatgcatgtggaggctggagagcaCCTTAAAGGAGTCGTCTCCCCTTCCGAGCTGAGCTCAGGGCTCAGCCTATAAGCCTCAGCCTGCTTGCTGAGCCTGGTACTGAAATTGATAATTGTGTGTGACATGAGGTCACTCATGTCCATGTTCTCTTCGTTTTCAGACACTTTTGCCACTTTGTGACCAGCATTGTGTGTCCAtgctccttttcatttttgtgtggTCACTTGGTCCCTCCCTGCACCCACAGTTAGATTATGGCTCGTGAAGTCTTATGTCTGTCAAGACCTCTCAAccttttttgaattttttccaAAGTCTCTACTCTGTGTTTTTACCTGATTTTGCTTGAActtaggtttgtttggttttgttgtgactTCTCATTGTTAACGAACTAAACAGTGTAATGGGGAACCGGGAGGCCATTTGTGTAGCCACCCTGCACTGCTCCCTTGTTGTGTTTGCCATTATGGGTTCGTATCATGACCATAGTCACGTAGGTCTTGAATACCTTGCAGATTAGTATCCTAGGAGGGTATTGAATGTGCATATTAAGGTTTTTGCTGAGTGGCTTTTTtcaaaagaattattaaaatagcTTTTAGGGCTAGAGAGCTGCACTGCAGCGTGGAggactggctgctcctgcagggTTCAGTTTCCAACATGCACATGGTGGCTGTCCTCCGCCTGTCTGTCATTCCCGTAATTCCCAGGGTTCTAACAACCCTCCCTCTCTGGTCTCCGgttacctgcacacatgtgatagGTATATATGCAGTGAAGAACACATATGGATAActctttttaagaattaaaaaaaaaatgctgctctTTTTATTACATGAAAGCGTCTATCTCAGATTCCTTAACCACCTTTGGGTATGAATATTTATGCGTTTGTTTCAGTTTGAGTTTGAAACTGATTTTTCATTCATCAGTCTTCCTTACAATATTAAGACCCTTGAGCAGACAGAGTGACAGCTCATTGATCTGAGAAGAGCAAAATTTGATGTTGGAATTCtaattttttacttttagtttatATTAGCTATCTACAGAGTACTCAGAGCTTTTCTAATCTTGTTAACTGTGTGTGGGCTTCATTATTCTGATggtatattttccttctttctcccccatACTTTCCAGGAATAAATAACACAAGTCTTGGCTAATGTTCATGTttaagtattttctttggttAAAACACTTGAAGCATAGTGTGATGAAGCCATAGGATTGTTTCCAGAGTCAAACCGGAATGTCAGAACACTCATTATTCTAATGTGTATCTGTCACTACATCTGTTGTTGCTTTTACTCGTAAGCTGAGATTTCATCCAGGTAGTAAGGACAATTGGTGCTGTGCCGTGACAGGTGTCAAAAGAGCGTATGACGTACCacggagaggcagaggaagagatgaGATTTACTTTTTGTCTCTGCAGTGCACTGATAAACTTTCATTCTTAGTCCTACCTCAGTATTGATGAGAAATGAtggtgttctttttttctctttaaggtgAAGATTGTAAAAAATTGACATCagaaatatttacagaaataGATACCTGTTTGAATAAAGTTAGAGATGAAATTTTTGCTAAACTTCAACCGAAGCTTAGATGCACATTAGGTAAGTAGTTGTGAAGCTTGGCTGTACCACATAAGGAGGTGCATTGTTTTAATGACTGCGATCTgatctttgggggtggggggcgggactCTGGGCAGTTTTCTCACCATCTACCACTGGTTAAGTCACTGTTAGCCACGCCTgttctgtgtaagtgtgtgtgtgtgctggtgtttGAGTTCTCAAAGCCAAGTGAACATTTTGAACTTTGAAACCAAATCTACTGAACAACACAAGGCTAAATTGTGGTGCAGTTTTGGCCAGGGCTATGTTAGGACATTATGTGCATGTTAGCAGAATTGTTAGGGCCCAAGCCACTGGTGCTCAGTAAGCCATTTAGACAGGAAACAGTGAGAAGCCAAGAAGAGACGTTTATTCAGTATGGCCCATGTCCAGAAGAGGAATAAGTAAGGTGGTCCAGTGACACTAAGGCCAAGTCCACCCTCAGGGTTCTATCATGAGTTTTAGATTTTATTAGAGGGCAGGACCACCTCCTTCTGATCCATCCTTGTTTGGGCTTGAGTTTGCCTGCAGGGTAGGCTAGCAAGTTGTCATATGATGTGAAATCCCTGGGACAGcagcgtctgtctgtctgtctgtctgtctggcacCAGAGCTTCAGCCTTTCCATTCCCTAGCACAAGATTCCTGAGGGATTCCAGTTCCCTGGAAACCAAAGTTTCAATGTTGTGATTGCAGGAAGGGAGGGTGTGAGTGCCTCTTTTAGGATATCTTCATTCTGCCATCCAGGATCTCATTGTCCTTTACAGAGGAGCACAGGGGTGGATTTGCTCTCTCCACTGAGTTGATATCTGGCTTATGGGAGCAGAGTGAGGCAAGAACCAAAGTCTCTGTCCAGGTCTCTCCAAGGCTTATAGTGTTGTGACAAGAAAAACTGGTATTTGgtgccttggtttggttttgttagaGAGGAGAGGTCCTACTGATTGCCCAGGCTTTCCTTTGAACTCAAGAATCTTTTGCCTGGGCCCTTGAAGTAACTGGACTTATACGTGTGCTGCATGTAAACCGGAGGACAGAGGTTGACATCAATAACTtctccacattttaaaatatgtattagaagccaggtgtagtgtcacatgcctttaataccagcacttgggaggcagatgcaggtggatctgtgcaagctcaaggccagcctggtctacagagtgagtacagGACAGTTATGacaatacagtgagaccttgcctcaaaataaataaataaataaacaaacacacacagatatatacatatatacacacacatgtacataatacatgctctgtattatatataataaaaattatatgtgtatatacacacagaatatatatatatatacacacatacgtgcTCTGAAGATTGTATGCTGTTCCTGTGAATTATAAATTGTTCGCCTTCCTAGTTACTATTTAGTTACAGCAGAGTTGGAATTTAAAGTCTGGTGACTTAATCACAGATGTGTAATAAATGTCCACAACTCATTTAGATGTCATTTCTGGAGGCTGATTCCTATCTTTCTTTGTAAGAAAGACGTTCTGACTtacatttgtatataaaaatagCAGTGGCTGGATGTGttggtgtacatctttaatcctagaatttgggaagcagaggcaggtggtctctgtgatttcaaggccagcctggtctctagtgagttccaggacagccagggcttcttagtgagaccctgtctcttcACCTCcccaaataaatatacatatgggAATATATCACAAAgaactattaaaatatatatatataataaatatacatatgggAATATATCACAAAGAactattaaatatacatatataataaatatacatatgggAATATATCACAAAGAactattaaatatacatatataataaatatacatatgggAATATATCACAAAGAACTATTAAAAGAGCCTTGGTGCAGGTGTTGGGTATGAAACCTGCTATCTGTCCTGCCATCACAACAGTTGCTGGCTATGTTGTAGGCAGCTGTAGTTCCAGGATAGGGAAGGACAGCAGCCTGAGAAGAAGGTCTCGGGAGGAGGTGGGACCCACTGTCTCCTGGGCCTTGTAAGCTCCCTTgaagatgagaaggaaaggaaCCAATGGGGTGGTGCTATCAGGAGGTGCTCACCTATTAAACTGCATTCTTGAAAGGTACCAGTCATGGTTCCATCTTTGTTTTAAGGACAGCAAAATGTCCCCCATCTCTGGTTTTAAAGTGGCAGCAGTTTAATCATGCAAGGGCTGGACTAACAGTTGAGATGAGTGCGGGGGTTAGAACTGATCCTTTACTCTTGTATAGCAAACCTGCTCCAAACAGAAGTGTCTGAACGCTTCTGACCAACTCTGATGTGACTCTCTAAACTTTTCGTTTCCATGGTTTTTGTTGTAGTTTAACAGTGTTACAGTTCTGAGGACTTTATCCTGGGGACAGTATGGGTCTCACATGTGGCATTCTTGCCATTCTTGCCTTATGTTTTCAGAACATTTCAGAAATCAGAGACTAGCATGGGAACTGAGTTTATGCTGGCGTGTTTGCACAACCTTCCTCCAGGTCCACCCTGACTGGCTGACTCTTCCAGtctgtgttcacacatgtgtggAGGGAGACTGGACCATATGGATTTCCTTTGTTCTTGCAGGTCCTGACTGTTaatcgttcttttttttttcttttctcttttgcagGTGACATGGAAAGTCCTGTGTTTGCACTTCCTGTACTGTTAAAGCTTGAACCCCATGTTGAAAGCctctttacatattctttttcttgGAATTTTGAATGTTCCCATTGTGGACACCAGTACCAAAACAGGTCAGTGTTGATTGCTAATGGATTCTTTGTGCTATAATGGTTTTCAACAGTGTACTTTAAATAACAGATTTTGCACATACATTACACTGTGTCTCAACACTTCCACCGTAGTTTACCCTCCACCTCCTTGGATGGAGCCAAGGTTGCAATAGCTCAGGGAGAACttggctgtgtagcccaggttggccaaGACTATAGGTTTTCTGCCTCAGGAAGCATCAGCATTTCTTGGACCCCAACACACATTTGATCCTTTTCTAAGAGGGTCTAGTCTAGCTCAGTAGCTGGGGCTGACCTCAGAGTGCCACTTTCTTGCTCAGTCCTCTGAGTCCTGACAATGGAGGCATGAATCACTGCAATGTCTGCTGTGAGAACATCTCACTAGTGAGATTAAAGGTACAGTTTGTGACACAAGAGGCTAGAGTCAACTTGTTGGTCtaaattagctttaaaaaaaaatctatggcttGAAGAATAGCTAAAAGGAGTTGTCTTAATTTATTTACTGGGAAGTTAGGAACAGATGAGATTAGCACCCTTCACTCTCTGGAAGGTTCTTAGCTGGGCGTCTTCTCTGAAGTCCTTGGCAGTGTTTTGCCCTCTGTTAGAGACAaggcttttgtttgctttaggCCTCCATCATGGATTTGCTCTTAGTGTATGGTGGCATTTATAGTGTTCAGGAGAGCGGTCAGAGAGGCTGGGTACTTGTCTGCCTCGCCGGTCATTGCTCAGTGAATCAGGCTTCCCAGTGCAGCTCACCCACCAGCAAGCTTCAACAGTCAGCAGGTAAATGATGAGGAGCGAGCTGTGCATAGCGAGTCCGTGGGATCTGGACAGCAGGCAGAGCCGAGCCTGGGAGAGCGCTGTAGAGGATGAGGCAGCAGAGCTGCTCTAACTGCTTAGGAAACGATGACGGTGCGGATTCACACTAGGACTTGAAAGACTTGTATACGCCAGGGAGGATTCTGCTCCCAGATTTCCCTTGATTTGTACAAGGGGTCAGGTTTTCTGCTCATAGTAACGAGTCAGTAGATCAGGAGACCTCTAGTGTCGTTTCTTGCCTCTGTGATTCCCTGTGCTAAACTCCCTAATCACTACGTgtgtttttaataatataaacAGGGCTGATGGTTAGAATCAGCTTAATTACAGCTTTTCTAGAATTCAC is a window from the Mus caroli chromosome 5, CAROLI_EIJ_v1.1, whole genome shotgun sequence genome containing:
- the Uspl1 gene encoding SUMO-specific isopeptidase USPL1 isoform X5 translates to MPAKSRCLPLCQTLCVQWKNTQALCWLDCILSALVHLEVLRKTVLEACSREECVFGRLFEMYHQADELLHTHHLHGVTGEDCKKLTSEIFTEIDTCLNKVRDEIFAKLQPKLRCTLGDMESPVFALPVLLKLEPHVESLFTYSFSWNFECSHCGHQYQNRCVKSLVTFTNVVPEWHPLNAAHFGPCNSCNSKSQIRKMVLERASPILMLHFVEGLPRRDLQHYAFHFEGSLYQVTSVIQYQANNHFITWVLYADGSWLECDDLKGPCAKRHVTCEVPASETHIVIWERKSQVPIEEAACLPCMKPNVQPVSGIEVPGN
- the Uspl1 gene encoding SUMO-specific isopeptidase USPL1 isoform X4, whose product is MTDDSLKIGTGLPLVGPGTDIGISSLPMLGCLGKNYASAKVTTDGHCPACRAKGKLSALKPYRISFQESVFLCEDLQCIYPLGSESLTNLISPDSEDCPTPSKPQKRKRLETNCRNSPLPVHSKKTRSHIVTDSEPIVNGKYNGEVCDDFSASFPDPSGHQDPVSTAASVEQSETLEADDVVVAATEDPATVSVTSELEMPAKSRCLPLCQTLCVQWKNTQALCWLDCILSALVHLEVLRKTVLEACSREECVFGRLFEMYHQADELLHTHHLHGVTGEDCKKLTSEIFTEIDTCLNKVRDEIFAKLQPKLRCTLGDMESPVFALPVLLKLEPHVESLFTYSFSWNFECSHCGHQYQNRCVKSLVTFTNVVPEWHPLNAAHFGPCNSCNSKSQIRKMVLERASPILMLHFVEGLPRRDLQHYAFHFEGSLYQVTSVIQYQANNHFITWVLYADGSWLECDDLKGPCAKRHVTCEVPASETHIVIWERKSQVPIEEAACLPCMKPNVQPVSGIEVPGN